One genomic segment of Sanyastnella coralliicola includes these proteins:
- a CDS encoding PKD domain-containing protein, with translation MRRILIGCLGLLAMTLSIGAFAQVNVVMDNGTFFSCAGAFLDSGGQGGPGYQNNEYFTTTICPENEGDVITVDFITFQLDQSGVQSSWDYMAIFDGDNVTEASLGVYTGDDLEGLFVTATSQNTSGCLTFVFQSNGVGTGNFGGTITCGTPCDRPTAEATYDAPETKRICIGDVINFDGSGSFAAPGFEIVEYLWDFADGTTDDSGPIVSHSWDEPGEYVVELFLIDDNGCASTNRVSLQLLVATPPSWSPFPNDTTLCLGEDLCLEAFPNDYELTWSGPEESYSNSDNTVLEDNVGECFVSEIEVGGFSPGQTLTNVNDLFGIDVSIEHSWLFDLVISIECPTGQTVVLHQQMEQPIGDDVASNGSDLGVPDTEFWDYSWTPDATQGTWSQVATDLAGGEALPEGDYNALENLDQLVGCDLNGTWSIEICDLWGGDNGELNEWGLNFNPAIIPEVTEFTPDIGAGSDSSFWSLDATGLDLFNEDPEGNSLCLTPLQEGDWPITFTVINNHGCQTDSVITVSAYQALLADAGEDFSWCGEGTTMSGGLDGLPTPECSADAGNYTYCYTNGAPQSFTYCPDNPGDGIAFMDITFNAGTVENFFDEFWVYDGDNTGAPLLAGPIYGDLSGLQFIATNPTGCITIEVTPDGSVDCAGGSQVEWNFDVGCNLGGPQYDYIWEPATGLSDPNISNPVVDEVFEPTTYELTVFPTGHPDCASTDLVTVFPTYSYEVTFVQPVCFEPTGEINVFIDETTGDGPWDVYLYEAGEAIDSLTTTGGDSTFDGLLPSDYIVIIGDETCTYEEEVNMSTPPVITLTPTPADTTICYTGVATLSAVPSFDTGDMEYFWNNGAVGQEIQVNPLLDESYTVYATFGGACFTDTVQVNVEVLDPITLDITAGNTICEGDSIFIGVDSATGGLEPYVHTWTWDAGGEIITDGTFVYPEYTANWCCTTTDQCETPAVTQCIEIAISDPIDPSFEADTLGGCVPTLVNFQGLAENPEHIFEAVWDFGDGGISTNPHSSTHTYTTQGSYDITYTVISNDGCFFESTVEDMITIFNWPIAGFNMEPQTAVLPHTGIQFENYSLGSDVYTWVMNNTDSLYDEDPFYEFPDVAGTYPVTLYVENNWGCADSVSRSVFVVDEFVMFVPNAFTPDFDGINDIFRFEGIDVDKDDFKLQIFDRWGEKVFETFDFEQGWNGSYNGGEYFVPDGMYIWRIETRSLTSLERKELIGHVLIMR, from the coding sequence ATGAGGAGAATATTAATCGGATGCTTAGGATTGTTAGCAATGACCTTATCAATCGGAGCGTTCGCACAGGTGAATGTAGTTATGGACAATGGTACATTCTTCTCTTGTGCTGGAGCATTTCTAGATAGTGGAGGTCAAGGTGGTCCCGGTTATCAGAACAACGAGTATTTCACCACAACCATTTGCCCTGAAAACGAAGGGGATGTCATTACGGTTGACTTCATCACATTCCAACTTGATCAAAGCGGTGTTCAAAGCTCTTGGGATTACATGGCCATCTTCGATGGTGACAATGTAACCGAAGCATCCCTCGGTGTTTATACAGGAGATGACCTTGAAGGGTTATTCGTAACAGCAACCTCACAAAACACCTCCGGGTGTTTGACCTTCGTATTCCAATCAAACGGAGTAGGAACAGGAAACTTCGGTGGAACCATTACTTGTGGTACTCCATGTGATCGCCCAACTGCTGAAGCAACATACGACGCTCCTGAGACAAAGCGAATCTGTATTGGCGATGTCATCAACTTTGATGGTTCAGGCTCTTTTGCCGCTCCTGGATTTGAAATCGTAGAATATCTCTGGGACTTCGCTGATGGTACTACAGACGATAGCGGTCCGATTGTGTCACATTCTTGGGATGAACCCGGAGAATACGTTGTTGAGCTCTTCCTGATAGACGATAATGGGTGTGCATCTACCAATCGCGTGAGTCTTCAGCTATTGGTTGCTACACCACCTTCATGGTCACCATTCCCAAATGACACTACGCTATGTTTAGGAGAGGACCTTTGTTTGGAAGCTTTCCCGAATGATTACGAGTTGACCTGGAGTGGACCAGAAGAGTCATACAGCAACTCTGACAATACCGTGCTTGAAGATAATGTTGGTGAGTGTTTCGTTTCAGAAATTGAAGTAGGAGGTTTTTCTCCAGGACAAACATTGACCAACGTGAATGACCTCTTTGGAATTGACGTTTCCATTGAGCACAGCTGGTTGTTTGACCTCGTTATTTCTATTGAATGTCCGACAGGGCAGACGGTGGTCCTTCACCAGCAAATGGAACAACCAATTGGAGATGACGTGGCTTCCAATGGTTCTGACCTCGGTGTTCCGGATACAGAATTCTGGGATTACAGCTGGACTCCAGATGCTACTCAAGGTACTTGGTCTCAAGTTGCTACTGATCTCGCAGGAGGTGAAGCGCTCCCAGAAGGAGATTACAATGCTCTCGAGAACCTTGACCAATTGGTAGGTTGTGACTTGAACGGTACATGGTCTATCGAAATTTGTGACCTCTGGGGAGGTGACAACGGAGAGTTGAACGAATGGGGATTGAACTTTAATCCTGCGATTATCCCTGAAGTCACTGAGTTCACTCCTGATATTGGAGCCGGTTCTGATAGTTCATTCTGGAGCCTTGACGCCACAGGGTTAGATCTCTTCAATGAAGATCCAGAAGGAAACTCGTTATGCCTGACTCCGCTTCAGGAAGGAGATTGGCCGATTACCTTTACCGTCATTAACAACCACGGTTGTCAGACAGACAGTGTCATTACGGTTTCAGCATATCAAGCTTTGCTTGCAGATGCGGGTGAAGACTTTTCTTGGTGTGGTGAAGGCACGACCATGAGCGGTGGACTCGACGGACTACCGACGCCTGAATGTTCTGCAGACGCAGGTAACTACACTTACTGTTACACCAACGGAGCACCACAATCATTTACTTACTGCCCAGACAACCCAGGAGATGGCATCGCTTTCATGGACATCACCTTCAATGCTGGAACGGTCGAGAACTTCTTCGATGAATTCTGGGTGTATGATGGAGACAATACAGGAGCTCCGCTTCTAGCAGGTCCGATTTACGGAGATCTTTCAGGACTGCAGTTCATCGCAACAAACCCGACCGGATGTATCACAATCGAAGTGACTCCTGATGGAAGTGTTGACTGTGCAGGTGGTTCTCAAGTGGAATGGAACTTTGACGTGGGTTGTAACCTCGGTGGACCACAGTATGATTACATCTGGGAACCGGCAACGGGACTTTCTGATCCGAACATTTCAAACCCTGTGGTTGATGAAGTGTTTGAACCAACGACGTACGAACTCACAGTGTTCCCTACAGGACACCCTGATTGTGCATCTACTGATCTTGTGACGGTATTCCCGACTTACTCGTATGAAGTGACCTTTGTACAACCAGTATGCTTTGAGCCTACGGGTGAAATCAACGTATTCATTGATGAGACTACAGGAGATGGACCATGGGATGTATACCTCTACGAAGCAGGAGAAGCCATAGATTCATTAACGACAACAGGAGGTGACTCAACATTTGATGGATTACTCCCTAGTGATTACATCGTCATCATTGGTGATGAGACGTGTACCTATGAGGAGGAAGTCAATATGTCTACACCTCCGGTGATTACTTTGACACCTACTCCGGCGGATACAACCATCTGTTACACAGGTGTAGCCACGCTTTCAGCAGTACCTAGCTTCGACACAGGAGATATGGAATACTTCTGGAATAACGGGGCTGTTGGACAAGAGATTCAAGTGAATCCTCTACTGGATGAGTCGTACACAGTGTACGCCACTTTCGGCGGAGCTTGTTTCACAGATACAGTTCAAGTCAACGTAGAAGTACTCGATCCCATCACGCTTGATATTACCGCAGGGAATACAATCTGTGAGGGTGATTCGATCTTCATTGGAGTAGATAGCGCTACGGGCGGTTTGGAACCGTATGTGCATACTTGGACTTGGGATGCAGGTGGAGAAATCATTACCGATGGAACCTTCGTTTATCCGGAGTACACAGCGAACTGGTGCTGTACAACCACAGATCAATGTGAAACTCCAGCGGTGACACAGTGTATCGAAATCGCTATTTCGGATCCGATTGATCCTTCATTTGAAGCAGATACGCTCGGTGGATGTGTACCTACATTAGTAAACTTCCAGGGGCTGGCTGAGAACCCTGAGCATATTTTTGAAGCTGTTTGGGACTTTGGCGATGGCGGAATCTCTACAAACCCGCACTCTTCAACTCACACATACACCACCCAGGGTTCTTACGATATCACGTACACCGTGATTTCGAATGACGGTTGTTTCTTCGAATCAACAGTTGAGGATATGATTACCATCTTCAATTGGCCGATTGCCGGATTCAATATGGAGCCACAGACCGCGGTTCTCCCACATACTGGAATCCAATTTGAGAACTACTCTCTGGGAAGCGATGTTTACACCTGGGTGATGAACAACACGGATTCACTATACGACGAGGATCCTTTCTACGAATTTCCAGATGTGGCTGGAACATACCCAGTAACGCTGTATGTTGAGAATAACTGGGGATGTGCGGATAGCGTATCTCGTTCGGTTTTCGTTGTGGATGAATTCGTAATGTTCGTTCCGAATGCATTTACACCTGATTTCGATGGTATCAATGACATCTTCCGATTCGAAGGAATTGATGTAGATAAAGACGACTTCAAATTGCAGATCTTCGACCGTTGGGGAGAGAAGGTTTTTGAGACCTTTGATTTCGAACAAGGTTGGAACGGATCATACAACGGTGGAGAGTACTTCGTGCCAGATGGAATGTACATTTGGCGCATAGAAACACGTTCGTTGACCTCACTTGAACGCAAAGAGTTGATCGGTCATGTACTGATCATGCGATAG
- a CDS encoding PKD domain-containing protein, with protein sequence MRKYLAHILTFTLITFVGIASQAQTNVVMSNGEFFSCGGAFLDSGGQGGPGYSNGEYFTCTICPETEGDVVTIDFITFDLDQSGAENTWDSMAIFDGDNTGEPTLGSYTGTALQGLFVTATPQNTSGCLTFVFQSNGTGTGNFGGTITCETPCDRPTAEATYDAPENRRICVGDVINFDGSASAAADGFEIVEWLWDFADGTTDTSGPIVSHSWDEPGEYIVELYLVDDNGCASTNRISLQVLVATYPSWDPFPNDTTLCLGEQLCLEAFPNDYEVTWSGPDLSYANAENIELLDNVGECFVSEIDVTGFAPGQTLTNINDLMSIDISIEHSWLFDLVVTVTCPTGESVIMHQQMQQPDGPDVGSNGTDLGVPDTEFWDYSWSADATAGTWSQVATDLGFGGGLPEDNYNSLEPMDQLVGCDLNGIWSIEICDLWGGDNGELNSWGLNFNPAIIPDVTEFTPEIGLASDSSFWTYDDADLDIISAPDDGNSVCFQPLAEGDYPFTYTVTNNHGCSHDSTIVVTAELAGQADAGPDITFCGDATQLQGGLDGQPSSSCNNDGGNYTYCYSNGGMPSFTYCPDNPGDGITFIDITFNAGSVENFFDEFWVYDGDNTGAPLLAGPIYGDLTGLQFVATNPTGCLTIQVTPDGSVDCAGGSQTEWDYDVGCSAGGPQYEYSWSPTEGLSDPNSPTPFVESISGETTYTLTTFPTGHPDCASTDEVTVFPAFAFNVESFDPSCFGNDAVISVDIDPDSGTGPWTIEFYEDGVLQETINSEGGLTEFVDLFPGNYAVSVSDGGCTYDNDIVINSPPPLMFELSNDTTICVDGMATLSATSDMDIDDSWQYTWDGGLGVGNTVFAEPLETTTYNVFATDDAGCDSDPISVTVEVRDSITVEISGTELICGGTEASLQIDDTQGGLGAPYDYVWQFNGVDVANGEEISVQQFQTGTYCVFATDGCESPAGEACLDVVVETPLNVAFTADTLVGCFPADIQFTNLIDATAYESALWDFEDGSFSTEADPLHQFELPGFYDVSLTLTTAPGCVYSTVYPNYITVYDNPTAGYHAQPQPTTMPDTEIEFYDYSVGDVVDWYWVFDTLNVQGTSTLPDPVFQFPMSTGGNYPVTLTITDSNGCTDQITRWIVINDLLNIYVPNSFTPNNDGVNDIFLVEGSDIDPDRFELKVFSRWGDKVFETTDMTVPWNGNYQGGGYFSQNDMYIWQLVVHSLSTSERFELSGTVTILR encoded by the coding sequence ATGAGAAAGTATCTAGCTCACATCCTGACTTTCACCCTTATCACGTTCGTCGGCATAGCCTCTCAGGCGCAGACGAACGTTGTCATGTCCAATGGAGAGTTCTTCTCGTGTGGAGGAGCCTTCCTTGACAGCGGTGGACAAGGAGGACCGGGATACTCCAATGGTGAGTACTTTACATGTACCATTTGTCCTGAAACAGAAGGAGACGTAGTAACCATTGACTTCATCACATTCGACCTTGATCAATCTGGTGCAGAGAATACTTGGGACTCCATGGCCATCTTTGATGGTGACAACACAGGTGAACCTACACTAGGATCATACACAGGTACGGCACTGCAAGGTCTCTTCGTAACAGCGACTCCTCAGAACACCTCTGGTTGTTTGACTTTCGTTTTCCAATCGAACGGAACAGGCACTGGAAACTTTGGTGGTACTATCACATGTGAAACACCTTGTGACCGACCTACTGCTGAAGCAACCTACGACGCACCTGAAAACAGACGTATTTGTGTTGGAGATGTCATCAACTTCGATGGAAGTGCTTCTGCAGCGGCTGATGGATTCGAAATCGTAGAATGGCTATGGGACTTCGCAGACGGAACAACAGACACAAGTGGTCCTATCGTATCTCACTCTTGGGATGAGCCAGGTGAGTACATCGTTGAACTTTACCTAGTAGATGACAACGGTTGTGCTTCAACGAACAGAATCAGCCTTCAAGTTCTAGTGGCAACTTATCCTAGCTGGGACCCATTCCCGAATGATACTACGCTTTGTCTCGGAGAACAGCTTTGCTTAGAGGCTTTCCCGAATGATTATGAGGTCACTTGGAGTGGTCCTGATCTTTCATACGCTAACGCGGAAAACATTGAACTCCTCGATAACGTAGGGGAGTGTTTCGTTTCAGAAATCGACGTTACAGGATTTGCTCCTGGTCAGACGCTCACGAATATCAATGACCTAATGAGTATTGATATCTCTATCGAGCATAGTTGGTTGTTTGACTTGGTTGTGACGGTTACTTGCCCTACCGGGGAATCGGTAATCATGCACCAGCAAATGCAGCAGCCTGATGGCCCAGACGTAGGCTCAAATGGAACAGACCTAGGAGTTCCAGATACAGAATTCTGGGATTACTCATGGTCAGCTGATGCCACAGCGGGTACTTGGTCGCAGGTAGCTACAGACCTTGGTTTTGGAGGCGGACTACCAGAAGACAACTACAACTCACTCGAGCCAATGGATCAATTGGTTGGTTGTGATTTGAACGGAATTTGGTCAATAGAGATTTGTGACCTTTGGGGAGGTGACAACGGTGAGCTGAATAGCTGGGGATTGAACTTCAATCCGGCCATTATCCCTGACGTGACTGAGTTTACGCCAGAAATCGGACTCGCAAGTGATAGCTCATTCTGGACCTACGACGACGCAGATCTAGACATCATTTCCGCGCCTGACGACGGGAACTCTGTTTGTTTCCAGCCATTGGCGGAAGGGGATTACCCATTCACATACACCGTTACCAACAACCACGGATGTTCGCACGATTCGACGATCGTTGTGACTGCTGAGTTGGCGGGACAAGCAGATGCGGGTCCGGATATCACTTTCTGTGGTGATGCGACACAACTTCAAGGTGGACTTGACGGACAACCATCATCGTCTTGTAACAATGATGGAGGAAACTACACTTACTGTTATTCGAACGGTGGAATGCCTTCATTCACTTACTGTCCGGATAACCCAGGGGATGGGATCACTTTCATTGACATCACCTTCAATGCCGGATCAGTCGAGAATTTCTTCGATGAGTTCTGGGTATATGACGGAGATAACACTGGAGCGCCACTTCTTGCAGGTCCTATTTATGGAGACCTCACAGGATTGCAGTTCGTGGCAACGAACCCTACAGGATGTCTAACCATTCAGGTAACACCTGACGGAAGTGTTGACTGTGCAGGAGGTTCACAAACAGAATGGGACTACGACGTCGGCTGTTCTGCAGGCGGGCCTCAGTACGAGTACTCATGGTCTCCTACAGAAGGACTTTCAGATCCGAATAGTCCAACTCCTTTTGTAGAGAGTATTTCAGGTGAAACAACTTACACGTTGACGACCTTCCCAACAGGACACCCTGATTGTGCTTCTACGGACGAAGTAACCGTCTTCCCAGCATTCGCATTCAATGTTGAATCATTCGACCCGAGCTGTTTCGGAAACGACGCCGTAATCTCGGTAGACATCGATCCGGACTCAGGAACAGGTCCTTGGACGATTGAATTCTATGAAGATGGAGTCTTACAAGAGACGATCAACTCAGAAGGTGGTCTGACAGAATTCGTAGATCTATTCCCTGGAAACTACGCCGTTAGCGTAAGTGATGGTGGATGTACCTACGACAACGACATTGTCATCAATTCACCACCGCCATTGATGTTCGAATTGTCGAATGACACGACGATTTGTGTTGACGGAATGGCGACCCTTTCTGCTACTTCAGACATGGATATCGATGACTCATGGCAATACACATGGGACGGTGGCCTAGGAGTGGGAAATACTGTGTTTGCTGAGCCGTTGGAGACAACTACGTACAATGTATTTGCTACTGACGATGCTGGTTGTGATTCAGATCCTATCTCGGTAACTGTTGAGGTGCGTGATAGCATCACAGTTGAAATCAGTGGAACAGAATTAATTTGTGGTGGAACAGAAGCTTCATTGCAAATCGATGATACACAAGGTGGTCTCGGAGCTCCATACGACTATGTATGGCAGTTCAATGGGGTAGACGTAGCTAACGGTGAAGAGATTAGTGTTCAACAGTTCCAAACAGGAACTTACTGTGTGTTCGCTACAGACGGATGTGAATCTCCTGCAGGAGAGGCTTGTCTTGACGTGGTAGTTGAAACGCCATTGAACGTAGCTTTCACGGCAGATACACTCGTTGGTTGTTTCCCAGCGGATATTCAGTTCACGAACTTGATTGACGCTACTGCTTACGAATCAGCATTGTGGGATTTTGAAGATGGAAGCTTCTCAACTGAGGCGGATCCATTGCACCAGTTTGAATTACCAGGGTTCTACGACGTATCGTTGACTTTGACAACGGCGCCAGGGTGTGTGTACTCTACAGTGTACCCGAACTACATCACAGTGTACGATAATCCGACTGCTGGATACCATGCACAGCCACAGCCAACAACGATGCCTGATACAGAAATCGAATTCTACGATTACTCTGTAGGTGACGTAGTAGACTGGTACTGGGTGTTTGATACCTTGAATGTTCAAGGAACATCAACGCTTCCTGACCCTGTGTTCCAATTCCCAATGTCAACTGGAGGTAACTACCCGGTGACACTGACTATTACAGATTCTAATGGATGTACAGATCAGATTACACGTTGGATCGTAATCAATGATCTACTGAACATCTACGTACCTAATTCATTCACACCGAACAACGATGGAGTGAACGATATCTTCCTAGTAGAAGGGAGCGATATCGATCCTGATCGTTTCGAGCTAAAGGTGTTTAGCCGTTGGGGAGACAAAGTCTTTGAAACTACGGATATGACCGTTCCTTGGAACGGTAACTACCAGGGTGGAGGATACTTTTCTCAGAATGATATGTACATCTGGCAATTGGTGGTTCACTCACTGTCAACAAGCGAGCGTTTCGAATTAAGCGGAACGGTGACCATCCTTCGCTAA
- a CDS encoding M1 family metallopeptidase produces MKKLFLLSLTTLLLFGCGNEPQEETPERSDESKQKIAEMKLATDHHTYARPNDAVVTHLDWDASVDFETRVISGTAHYDIKREGDASSIIFDIRELTIDSVMTDDGGKVEFEIGPAKDFLGQPLHIPITENTTRVSISYKSAPNAAALLWVEGEKPFLFTQSQAILARTWIPCQDSPGIRFTYNAKVQVPQGLLALMSAENPTALNDEGVYEFKMEQPIPSYLMALAVGDIAYAEIGERTAVYATPDLIEAAHYEFQEMDDMLVAAEALYGDYAWGRYDLLILPAAFPFGGMENPRLTFATPTIIAGDRSLTALVAHELAHSWSGNLVTNATWDDFWLNEGFTVYFEQRIMEAVYGRETSEMLATLSYQGLTMEVEEIMDRNPNDTHLKLHLKDRDPDEGMSAIAYDKGYFFLRLLEETVGRERWDVFLKEYFTSNSFKVMDTERFVDYLSTNLLSEEELKTVDLDSWIYGAGLPSNIPSVESDRIQKVDEANLAWINGEMSTADLPWNDWAYQERYRFLTNLPNELSADRLAELDAAYNITATGNNEVLFAWLEQSLKHDYEPAYDRAEEFLVNVGRRKFLTPLYRVMKETGKMEMALAIYEKARPNYHAVAYNTMDELLYEAETNE; encoded by the coding sequence ATGAAGAAGCTTTTTCTATTGAGTCTTACGACTCTTCTGCTCTTTGGATGTGGAAATGAACCACAAGAAGAAACGCCAGAGCGAAGCGACGAGTCGAAGCAAAAGATCGCAGAGATGAAACTCGCAACAGACCACCACACGTATGCACGCCCAAACGACGCCGTAGTCACCCACCTTGATTGGGATGCTTCAGTTGACTTTGAAACACGTGTCATCAGTGGTACTGCACACTACGATATTAAGCGTGAAGGTGATGCCTCGTCTATCATCTTTGATATCCGTGAATTGACAATCGACAGCGTCATGACTGACGATGGCGGTAAGGTTGAATTTGAAATTGGCCCGGCTAAAGACTTCCTTGGGCAGCCTCTTCATATTCCAATCACGGAGAACACCACACGTGTTTCTATCTCTTACAAGAGCGCTCCGAACGCGGCGGCTTTGCTTTGGGTAGAGGGCGAAAAGCCATTCCTATTCACACAATCGCAAGCCATTCTGGCTCGTACGTGGATCCCTTGTCAAGATAGCCCAGGTATTCGATTCACCTACAATGCAAAGGTTCAGGTTCCACAAGGCCTACTGGCTTTGATGAGTGCTGAAAACCCAACGGCATTGAATGATGAAGGGGTTTATGAATTCAAAATGGAGCAGCCTATTCCTTCTTACTTGATGGCATTGGCTGTGGGTGATATCGCTTACGCGGAAATTGGTGAGCGTACTGCTGTTTACGCTACTCCTGATTTGATCGAAGCTGCGCACTACGAATTCCAAGAAATGGATGACATGCTTGTCGCTGCGGAAGCACTCTACGGAGATTACGCATGGGGGCGCTACGATCTGTTGATCCTACCAGCTGCCTTCCCATTCGGTGGAATGGAGAACCCACGCTTGACTTTCGCTACCCCAACGATTATCGCTGGAGACCGCAGTTTGACGGCTCTTGTGGCTCACGAGCTGGCACACAGCTGGTCTGGAAACTTGGTAACCAACGCAACTTGGGACGACTTCTGGCTGAACGAAGGCTTCACAGTATACTTCGAGCAACGCATCATGGAAGCCGTTTACGGACGTGAGACTTCTGAAATGCTTGCAACACTGAGCTACCAAGGGCTGACAATGGAGGTTGAAGAGATTATGGACCGTAATCCAAATGACACTCACCTCAAGCTTCACTTGAAAGATCGTGATCCAGACGAAGGAATGTCGGCAATCGCATACGATAAAGGCTACTTCTTCCTTCGCTTATTAGAAGAAACAGTAGGCCGTGAGCGCTGGGATGTGTTCCTAAAGGAATACTTCACCTCAAACAGCTTCAAGGTGATGGATACAGAGCGTTTCGTTGACTACTTGTCTACGAATCTGCTTTCAGAGGAAGAGCTCAAAACGGTAGACCTCGATTCTTGGATTTACGGAGCAGGATTGCCATCAAATATTCCTTCTGTGGAATCTGATCGCATTCAGAAAGTTGACGAAGCGAACCTTGCCTGGATCAACGGTGAAATGTCTACTGCCGATCTTCCTTGGAATGATTGGGCATACCAAGAGCGTTACCGCTTCTTGACCAACCTTCCTAACGAACTGTCTGCTGATCGTTTGGCTGAACTAGATGCTGCATACAACATCACTGCTACTGGAAACAACGAAGTGCTTTTCGCATGGCTAGAGCAGTCGCTTAAGCATGATTACGAACCAGCTTATGACCGCGCTGAAGAGTTCTTGGTGAACGTTGGTCGTCGTAAGTTCCTCACTCCTCTTTACCGAGTAATGAAGGAAACAGGAAAAATGGAGATGGCGCTTGCTATCTACGAAAAGGCTCGTCCGAACTACCACGCTGTTGCTTACAACACGATGGATGAATTACTATACGAAGCAGAGACCAACGAATAA
- a CDS encoding biotin transporter BioY — translation MLNDALRLSDSNRIDSLIKIGIATVLLCILSPLNIDIGMEVPLTLQSLLVVFFSVLFGWLNGSVPVLVYLLLGGFGAPVFADYNSGWDLFLGSSGGFLIGFLIAANIVGFLAEMNIMMKNLFALVLLALGQFILLVVGLYWLQGVTNEEFSWGVQLQAFMPGLAMKTAFGGIVFIGLHRTAKRLANQS, via the coding sequence ATGCTGAACGACGCTTTAAGACTTTCAGATTCGAACCGTATCGATTCCTTGATTAAAATCGGAATCGCTACGGTTCTTCTTTGTATCCTCTCCCCTCTCAACATTGATATCGGGATGGAGGTACCACTAACCTTGCAATCTCTACTTGTGGTATTCTTCAGCGTTCTGTTTGGCTGGCTAAATGGTTCTGTTCCGGTACTCGTCTATTTACTCCTTGGAGGATTTGGTGCGCCTGTATTTGCTGATTATAACAGCGGGTGGGACCTCTTTCTAGGTTCTTCAGGTGGATTCCTGATTGGGTTTTTGATCGCTGCGAATATTGTAGGCTTCCTTGCCGAGATGAATATCATGATGAAAAACCTCTTCGCTTTGGTTCTATTGGCGCTAGGTCAGTTCATCTTATTAGTGGTAGGACTATACTGGCTGCAGGGAGTAACGAACGAAGAATTCAGCTGGGGAGTTCAGCTGCAAGCTTTCATGCCTGGATTGGCCATGAAAACGGCCTTTGGCGGCATTGTGTTTATCGGTTTACACCGCACAGCCAAAAGACTCGCGAATCAATCTTAG